The genomic segment ATACCGAGAATCTACAACGGTCTTCGCGGGTTTTGCAAACAGGTGTATCCCGTACGATTGTTGACATAACGGGGCGATGGGCCGGTTGATTGCGGCCCTTGTTGATAAAAACCGTATAAAGATGATATATTTACTTTATATTGTTCGTGTTTTACATATTTGATGTGCGATGGGGGGGTGCATGTGAAAAAATTCCGTAGAAGTTCAAGATTGGTGGAGATGACGCAGTATTTGCTTGAACGCCCCCATGTTCTAATTCCATTGACGGTTTTTGCGGAAAAATACAACTCAGCGAAGTCTTCCATCAGTGAGGATTTGGCGATTATCAAGGAAGTATTCGAAACTGAGGGCAACGGGGAACTGCATACATTGGCCGGAGCGGCAGGGGGAGTCAAATATATCCCCAAGCTTTCCCGCAGCAGCGCGCTTGACATCATCGGCTCGATTTGCACCCAGCTCTCGCAGCCTGAGCGGGTTTTGCCGGGCGGTTATTTGTATTTGTCGGATGTTCTGGGGCAGCCGGCCATCCTGCATGCCATCGGAAGAATGTTTGCATCCGTATTCGCGGATCTGAAAGCGGATGTCGTGATGACCGTCGAAACGAAAGGAATCCCGATCGCTCATGCGATTGCCTCCTATCTCAACCTGCCTGTGGTGATCGTGCGCAGGGATCATCAGGTAACAGAAGGATCCGCGGTAAGCATCAACTATGTTTCCGGCTCCAGCAAGCGGATCCATACGATGTCGCTGGCCCGCAGGGCTCTGGAAGCAAATGCAAAGGTACTTATCGTAGATGATTTTATGCGGGCGGGCGGGACGATTCGGGGTATGATGGATCTGCTTCAAGAGTTTCAGGCCACCGTTTTGGGTGTCGGCGTGTTCGTCGAATCCGGAGAAATCGAACCTGCGGAACAATTGGTCCATGAATATATTTCTCTGGCCAAAATTTCCGGCATCGATCCGAAGAACAGACAGATTGCTGTTCAACCGGGAAATTATTTCACTATATCCGGTTCACATTGAATTATTTTTTAGAGGAAATTTCAAGAGGAGGTTTGTTTATGCAAATTCAACCCGTTGCTACTTCTGCGGCGCCGTCCGCAATCGGTCCGTACTCTCAAGCCGTTCGGGCGGGTTCGTTTATTTTTACTTCAGGACAGATTCCTTTGGATGCGGAGGGGAATTTGGTCCAAGGAGGAATCGTGGAGCAAACGCAGCAGGTTTTCCGAAATCTGAAGGCCGTTCTTGAAGCGGCGGAAGCCGGATTTCAGGATGTGGTGAAAGCTACGGTATTCATCAAAGACATGAATCAATTTGCCGCGGTTAATGAAGTTTACGCCTCTCATTTCGGGGATCACAAGCCGGCCCGCTCGACGGTAGAGGTGGCAAGGCTGCCCAAGGATGTGCTGATCGAAATCGAATTAATTGCTGTTAAAGGTTAAGGCATCGCGGTGAAATAACTTCGAAAAGACAAAGATCAATCAAGCAGCTTGAACCTCGGCCGGCAAAAGTGACAACTAATTTCGTTGCGTGTCCTAAGTGGTAAAAAAATAATAAACTTTACAAAAAAAAGAAGGAATTAATGAATGTTTTGTGGAATATATCACCAAGTCTTTTGATTGGAAAAGGTGGTGACATAATTGCAAATTACTGATGTGAGACTCCGCCGTGTAAACTCCGAAGGACGCATGAAGGCTATTGCCTCAATTACCATTGATAACGAGTTTGTTGTTCATGACATTCGCGTGATTGACGGGAACAACGGCATGTTTGTGGCAATGCCCAGCAAACGAACTCCCGATGGAGAATTTCGTGACATTGCCCATCCGATCTCCTCTGCGACAAGGGAAAAGATTCAAACGGCTGTTTTGGCGGAATATGAAAATGCGGAATTAGCGGAGGAAGAAGTAATAGAAGAAGGAGCTTAATCGCCGGCGGAATGACAAGAAAAGGACCAAAGCCTCGCTCTTTGGCTCCTTTTCTTTTTGTGTAAAGTAAGATATATTCGATTTAGTCGTCAAATTTCCCGGTA from the Ferviditalea candida genome contains:
- the purR gene encoding pur operon repressor: MKKFRRSSRLVEMTQYLLERPHVLIPLTVFAEKYNSAKSSISEDLAIIKEVFETEGNGELHTLAGAAGGVKYIPKLSRSSALDIIGSICTQLSQPERVLPGGYLYLSDVLGQPAILHAIGRMFASVFADLKADVVMTVETKGIPIAHAIASYLNLPVVIVRRDHQVTEGSAVSINYVSGSSKRIHTMSLARRALEANAKVLIVDDFMRAGGTIRGMMDLLQEFQATVLGVGVFVESGEIEPAEQLVHEYISLAKISGIDPKNRQIAVQPGNYFTISGSH
- a CDS encoding RidA family protein, whose product is MQIQPVATSAAPSAIGPYSQAVRAGSFIFTSGQIPLDAEGNLVQGGIVEQTQQVFRNLKAVLEAAEAGFQDVVKATVFIKDMNQFAAVNEVYASHFGDHKPARSTVEVARLPKDVLIEIELIAVKG
- the spoVG gene encoding septation regulator SpoVG; protein product: MQITDVRLRRVNSEGRMKAIASITIDNEFVVHDIRVIDGNNGMFVAMPSKRTPDGEFRDIAHPISSATREKIQTAVLAEYENAELAEEEVIEEGA